The genome window gatgaataggataattatttttaaaagatcttaaatgaatattttttaaataaaactttaataaatCAAAATGAATTAATAGATCAGTTTTAATCCATGCATCATCATAatattgagtaaaaaaaattattcaaatgtaTTGGTTTGGCCAGCCTAATATTATCATATTTCTTTCATAGCATAATATTGAATATTAAGTTTATTTCAATATTAGACTCAGTAGTATTTTGTTATCTTAAATGAATAGTTTTATGTTgtcttatatttaatattagtaaaaaaaaatatccgaGGATATAATGAAAGTGAAGTGAGTTTTGTGCGGGGAGCGAGAAGCGAGAAGGGAGTGAGGTTTGGAGAAGAGAGAGATGGGAAAGGAGAAGAAGAGGTATCTTCTGAAAACGGAACCGTCGGAGTGGTCGTGGGAGGACCAGGCAGCAAACGGAGGCATAAGCAAATGGGATGGGGTGAAGAACAAGCAGGCCCAGAAATACCTCAAGTCCATGTCCATCAACGACCTCTGCTTCTTCTACCACTCCGGCCCCAAGGCCCGCCGTATCGTCGGCGTTGTTTCCGTCGTCCGCGAGTGGTACGGCGATGCTGTCGACGTCAAGGCTGTCGGGGAGATGAGGAGGCCCGTCGACTTAAAGGAGATGAAACATTTCAAGGATTTCGCTCTCTTGAGGCAACCTAGGCTCTCTGTTGTCCCTGTTCCCGATCACATTTGGAACCAAATCTGTCATTTGGGAGGTGGCTACCAAGGCGACCATGCTTCCTAATGTAAATACTTTAACTACTCCTTTCTGTTCTCTTTTCCGTTGAATTAAATGTCTTCCTTTTACCTTTACCTTTGCCCTGCTTATGCTTGTATATTTCTCGTTCatttctgaattctgagcgcAACCAAAGAATCATTTTACAACAAGtattaaccctaaccctaaccctaaccccaacCCCAACCCCAACCCCAACAAAGAAATAGGTGTGGGCTTATACCAATCTTATATTTGGGCCGGTGCTACGGTCACCAGCCATTAAACTCTAGATAAATAACGCtcttgctatttgcacccccttttctaAGTACACATCCTTTCCCTTCCTACCTCTCAATTATCCattatatcttttttcttaaagaagtaTATCCATTTTGTTTTTTGGAAATGTATTACCGGAATTACATATCCGAAAATGTATCTTtatgattcatatatatatttttcaataaaatatcacttaagaattaagatataaataaaaaaaatgataaacaatTACCTTCGATCTATATTTGTtagtcttattttcattttattattattattctttaaatcttatctaacattttatttttattgtatatttattattctttaaacctTAATTTAAAACTATCTTTATCATATATTCATTGTGTTTTcatcattatataatattttgtgttttctttcatttttaaggTATTTAAATCACTAACTTCACATGCCATTAAAGGTATTTTCCAAATAATCCTTAAATGCTAAATCCTCCTCTTTGAAATGCTTGTTAAAACGTATTACTATTTATGGTTTGTCTGTGGTGTTTTGAATGATATTTGGCGTAAGGGATGGGATAGAAACATCTATTAGCATGCTTGTTTCCTCGTCAAGTTGATTTCAATCGTCAAAAGGAGGCTGATATGTGTCATATGTGTATCTTCTATAGTACTAtttattttgctattttttttagataatactacaagtattttgctattagGCATGGTTTTACGCTAGTACTAGTTCCAAGCAAGCATTATACGATTATAAAATTggggcttaaatatgtttttgttttatatgattataaaattgatgcttaaatatgtttttttcatgtcaattagtgttttttttatataagttcatgtttttaattttaggtcatataaatttgtgtttttttaattttgattctgtAAGATATTTTACTCTTAGTTCCcgtaaatttgtatttttctaattttgattcCTTTAAACACAAACTTATgggattttaaataaaaaaaaaattaaaatcttaaagtGGATTGTATAATTCATTTGTCATTGGACTAAGTTCAATGACCAATAAAATAGGTTGGATCTCAACCCATGGTTTGTGTATAGGTTATCATTGCTTATCATGTTGAATTAGAATCTTATCCAAATCATATCTTAACTTCAGAAATCATGggataagatatgataaaatcTCACCATAAATAATGATGAATAATAGTTATTAAAACTTGTTATACTATAGCCAAATTTGTCATTGTTGAAAACAATCTTCAAAAGTgttttgaagagttattttttagtgaaaataattttaggagtttttttgtttcattaatagTGTTTTGggtatttttcttaacctcttttttttactctatccttttcatctttatctttatattgacttttaatatttttttaaaaaaatatcaaaattaaatttttcattgaaCATATTAATAATTCTTTGGTTTTTAGCCATCTTTATAAATAAACAATGTTTGGGGAAGTGACTCgtgttaaaatataaataagttaatGGTGTTTGGGAAAGAGACTcatgtaaaaattttaattaacagtCTATGAGTCTATGACCGGGTGAAGAAATCTAATTGTTTGCCAATTCTACTAAACAACTTGTTTTTTACTCAATTCTACAACTAAAAAACTTAATcaccaaatatgttttttattttatttttacagaaCATACATTTTAAGAGTATAAATATATAGCATCACTCCCATGTTAACAATACCGGCGAAGTCGTAGTTCCACTTTTCTTCACCCGGTCATAGACGGCAGTAGTTAAGAGTATAACAAAAACAGTTTGAAGAAATAGTTTTTGAAAAGACTATTCtagcaaaaaaaatgtttttttaattttaaaaaataaaaataaaaataaaaactccaACTGCGAGTACCCTGACCCCCCTCCCCctaaaaataatagatgacatcttctaatttttttatttttatctttatcgaGACAATGTTTTGCACATGTAAGTTTCGATAGGCTTCGCACAGACAATTAAAAAGCTCTAATttgttattcattattttattttcttcaaacacggcctttgcttttattacatctatctatctatcaccaataaaaaaaaaaaggaaaaaaggagaGACAAGGCAACAAGAATGTGTTATAGCTCAAGGCAATATACTAGGATGGGCGTTTCTTGGGGAGGTTTCTTTGGTGGAGAAGTTTAATTTGTATTGTGTGATAGAGGAAGAAACCTCGTTTAATTTGATACCAATTCTAATAGTTTTAAGATTCAAGCTTGCACGATTAAATTAGCAAAGACGAACCAATAAAGTTTAGAAGAATTAGTactgataaaaagaaaagtagaattgccaaaaaaataattttatttttacccatctttataaaaattaaaattgttaagggaagttatatttatttttaaaaattttaactttattattttcaaaaacagttt of Glycine soja cultivar W05 chromosome 1, ASM419377v2, whole genome shotgun sequence contains these proteins:
- the LOC114368073 gene encoding thymocyte nuclear protein 1: MGKEKKRYLLKTEPSEWSWEDQAANGGISKWDGVKNKQAQKYLKSMSINDLCFFYHSGPKARRIVGVVSVVREWYGDAVDVKAVGEMRRPVDLKEMKHFKDFALLRQPRLSVVPVPDHIWNQICHLGGGYQGDHAS